One genomic window of Acomys russatus chromosome 29, mAcoRus1.1, whole genome shotgun sequence includes the following:
- the Elovl1 gene encoding elongation of very long chain fatty acids protein 1 translates to MEAVVNVYQELMKHADPRIQNYPLMGSPLLITSILLTYVYFVLSLGPRIMANRKPFQLRGFMVVYNFSLVTLSLYIVYEFLMSGWLSTYTWRCDPVDFSNSPEALRMVRVAWLFMLSKVIELMDTVIFILRKKDGQVTFLHVFHHSVLPWSWWWGIKVAPGGMGSFHAMINSCVHVVMYLYYGLSALGPVAQPYLWWKKHMTAIQLIQFVLVSLHISQYYFMPSCSYQYPIIIHLIWMYGTIFFMLFSNFWYHSYTKGKRLPRAVQENGAPASTKVKAN, encoded by the exons ATGGAGGCTGTTGTGAACGTGTACCAGGAATTAATGAAGCATGCGG ATCCCCGGATCCAGAACTACCCTCTCATGGGGTCCCCCTTGCTAATAACATCCATTCTTCTGACCTATGTGTACTTTGTGCTATCACTTGGGCCTCGAATCATGGCTAATCGGAAGCCCTTCCAACTTCGTGGCTTCATGGTTGTCTACAATTTCTCACTGGTGACACTCTCCCTCTACATTGTCTATGAG TTCCTGATGTCTGGTTGGCTGAGTACCTATACCTGGCGCTGTGACCCAGTAGACTTTTCCAATAGCCCCGAGGCACTTCGG ATGGTTCGAGTGGCCTGGCTCTTCATGCTTTCCAAGGTCATCGAGCTGATGGACACA GTGATATTTATTCTCCGGAAGAAAGATGGACAGGTGACCTTCCTACATGTCTTCCATCACTCGGTGCTCCCCTGGAGTTGGTGGTGGGGCATAAAGGTGGCTCCAG GAGGGATGGGCTCTTTCCACGCCATGATAAACTCCTGTGTACATGTCGTCATGTACCTGTACTATGGGCTGTCTGCCCTTGGCCCTGTGGCTCAGCCCTACCTTTGGTGGAAGAAACATATGACAGCCATACAGCTG ATCCAGTTTGTCCTGGTTTCACTGCACATCAGCCAATACTACTTCATGCCCAGCTGCAGCTACCAGTACCCTATCATTATCCACCTCATATGGATGTACGGCACCATCTTCTTCATGCTCTTCTCCAATTTCTGGTATCACTCTTACACCAAAGGAAAGCGGCTGCCCCGTGCAGTGCAGGAGAACGGAGCTCCAGCTTCTACCAAGGTCAAGGCCAACTGA
- the Cdc20 gene encoding cell division cycle protein 20 homolog produces the protein MAQFVFESDLHSLLQLDAPIPNAPVARWQRKAKEASGPAPSPMRAANRSHSAGRTPGRTPGKSCSKVQTTPSKPGGDRYIPHRSASQMEVASFLLSKENQPDDGETPTKKEHQKAWALNLNGFDVEEAKILRLSGKPQNAPEGYQNRLKVLYSQKATPGSSRKTCRYIPSLPDRILDAPEIRNDYYLNLVDWSSGNVLAVALDNSVYLWNAGSGDILQLLQMEQPGDYISSVAWIKEGNYLAVGTSNAEVQLWDVQQQKRLRNMTSHTARVSSLSWNSYILSSGSRSGHIHHHDVRVAEHHVATLSGHSQEVCGLRWAPDGRHLASGGNDNVVNVWPSGPGESGWAPLQTFTQHQGAVKAVAWCPWQSNILATGGGTSDRHIRIWNVCSGACLSAVDAHSQVCSILWSPHYKELISGHGFAQNQLVIWKYPTMAKVAELKGHTARVLSLTMSPDGATVASAAADETLRLWRCFELDPALRREREKASAAKSSLIHQGIR, from the exons ATGGCGCAGTTCGTGTTCGAGAGCGACTTGCACTCTCTGCTTCAGCTGGACGCGCCCATCCCCAATGCACCCGTTGCGCGCTGGCAACGCAAAGCAAAGGAAGCCTCGGGCCCAGCCCCCTCGCCCATGCGGGCCGCTAACAGATCACACAGCGCCGGCCGGACTCCGGGCCGAACTCCTG gcaAATCCTGTTCCAAGGTTCAGACCACCCCTAGCAAGCCTGGAGGTGACCGCTATATCCCCCACCGCAGTGCTTCCCAAATGGAGGTGGCCAGCTTCCTCTTAAGCAAAGAGAACCAGCCGGATGATGGGGAGACGCCCACCAAAAAG GAACATCAGAAGGCCTGGGCTCTGAATCTGAACGGTTTTGATGTGGAGGAAGCCAAGATCCTCAGGCTCAGTGGAAAACCTCAGAATGCCCCAGAAG GCTACCAGAACAGACTGAAAGTCCTCTACAGCCAGAAAGCCACGCCTGGCTCCAGCCGGAAAACGTGCAGATACATCCCTTCCCTGCCAGACAGAATTCTCGATGCCCCCGAAATCCGAAATGACTACT ACCTGAACCTCGTGGACTGGAGCTCTGGAAATGTGTTGGCTGTGGCACTGGACAACAGTGTGTACTTATGGAATGCTGGTTCCGGTGACATTCTGCAGCTACTGCAAATGGAGCAGCCTGGGGACTACatatcctctgtggcctggatcAAAGAGGGCAACTACCTAGCTGTGGGCACCAGTAACGCTGAGGTGCAG CTGTGGGATGTGCAACAGCAGAAACGACTTCGAAACATGACCAGTCACACTGCTCGAGTAAGCTCCCTAAGCTGGAACAGCTATATCCTGTCCAG TGGTTCACGCTCAGGACACATCCACCACCATGATGTTCGGGTGGCAGAACACCATGTGGCTACACTGAGTGGCCACAGCCAAGAAGTCTGTGGGCTGCGCTGGGCCCCAGATGGACGACATCTGGCAAGTGGCGGCAATGACAATGTGGTCAATGTGTGGCCTAGTGGTCCTGGAGAAAGTGGCTGGGCTCCCCTGCAAACATTCACTCAACATCAAGGTGCTGTCAAG GCTGTAGCATGGTGTCCCTGGCAGTCCAATATTCTGGCAACAGGAGGAGGTACGAGTGACCGACACATTCGCATTTGGAACGTCTGCTCTGGGGCTTGTCTGAGTGCTGTGGATGCCCATTCCCAG GTGTGTTCCATCCTTTGGTCTCCCCACTATAAGGAACTTATCTCGGGTCATGGCTTTGCCCAAAACCAGCTGGTTATTTGGAAATACCCAACCATGGCCAAGGTGGCTGAGCTCAAAG GTCACACAGCCCGGGTCCTGAGTCTTACCATGAGTCCAGATGGGGCCACAGTGGCATCAGCAGCAGCTGATGAGACTCTACGGCTATGGCGTTGCTTTGAGTTGGACCCTGCCTTGCGGCGGGAGCGGGAAAAAGCCAGTGCAGCTAAAAGTAGCCTTATCCACCAGGGCATCCGTTGA